One segment of Sesamum indicum cultivar Zhongzhi No. 13 linkage group LG4, S_indicum_v1.0, whole genome shotgun sequence DNA contains the following:
- the LOC105160913 gene encoding coronatine-insensitive protein 1 produces the protein MDERKSKKLNGCSSSSSSSSWSRANNGGISTSGSYDTVWECVIPYVQDPRDRDAVSLVCKRWYDIDAITRKHVTMALCYTATPQRLSRRFPHLESLKLKGKPRAAMFNLIPEDWGGYVTPWVEEIVRSFGRMKVLHFRRMIVKDSDLVLLATSFRKVLEVLRLDKCSGFSTDGLLQIGRLCRNLKILFMEESSIMENDGEWLHELALNNTVLESLNFYMTDLTKVRSRDLELIARRCPSLTSMKISDCDISDLIGFFRAASSLEEFGGGSFSEPPGQVGEGVFNEQLERYAAVVFPPKLCRLCLTYLGKAEMPIVYPVASKLRKLDLLYALLDTEAHCVLLQRCPNLEVLETRNVIGDRGLEVLAQYCKRMKRLRIERGADEQDMEDVEGVVSQRGLIALAQGCLELEYLAVYVSDITNASLECMGTYSKNLCDFRLVLLDREERITDLPLDNGVRSLLMGCHKLRRFALYLRPGGLTDVGLSYIGRYSPNVRWMLLGYVGESDEGLLEFSRGCPSLQKLEMRGCCFSERALAMAALRLTALRYLWVQGYRASGNGRDLLIMVRPNWNIELIPARQVCVEDQDGGQIIVEHPAHILAYYSLAGQRTDFPPTVRPLDPNILI, from the exons ATGGATGAGAGGAAATCGAAGAAACTGAACGGTTGTagtagcagcagcagcagtagTAGTTGGAGCCGTGCGAATAATGGTGGCATTAGCACTAGTGGGTCGTACGACACCGTATGGGAGTGCGTGATCCCGTACGTGCAGGACCCGAGGGACCGGGACGCTGTGTCACTGGTGTGCAAGAGGTGGTACGATATCGATGCCATCACGCGGAAGCACGTGACTATGGCGCTGTGCTACACCGCCACTCCGCAGCGGTTGTCGCGGAGGTTCCCACATCTGGAGTCGCTAAAGCTTAAGGGCAAGCCACGCGCCGCCATGTTTAATCTGATTCCTGAAGACTGGGGCGGGTATGTGACACCGTGGGTGGAGGAAATCGTCAGGTCTTTTGGGAGAATGAAGGTGCTGCACTTCCGGAGGATGATTGTGAAGGATTCGGATCTCGTGTTGCTGGCAACGTCTTTTAGGAAGGTACTGGAAGTCTTGAGGCTGGATAAGTGTTCGGGTTTCTCTACTGATGGGCTTTTGCAGATAGGACGCTTGTGCAG gaatttgaaaattttgttcatgGAAGAGAGCTCGATAATGGAGAATGACGGAGAATGGCTGCATGAGCTTGCTTTGAACAACACAGTTCTTGAAAGTTTGAACTTTTACATGACTGATCTCACGAAAGTCAGATCTAGAGACCTTGAACTGATAGCAAGAAGATGCCCATCTTTGACCTCAATGAAAATTAGTGATTGTGATATTTCAGACCTCATTGGTTTTTTCAGAGCTGCATCTTCATTGGAAGAGTTCGGTGGGGGCTCTTTTAGTGAGCCCCCTGGACAGGTTGGTGAAGGTGTCTTTAATGAACAGTTGGAAAGGTATGCTGCTGTTGTATTCCCACCAAAATTGTGCCGCTTGTGTCTGACTTACCTGGGAAAAGCAGAAATGCCCATTGTCTATCCTGTTGCTTCCAAGCTTAGAAAATTGGATCTCCTCTATGCGCTGCTGGACACAGAAGCCCATTGTGTGTTATTACAAAGATGTCCTAACTTGGAAGTTCTTGAG ACAAGAAATGTTATTGGAGATAGAGGATTGGAAGTTCTTGCTCAATACTGCAAGAGAATGAAAAGACTTAGGATAGAGCGTGGAGCTGATGAGCAAGACATGGAAGACGTAGAAGGTGTGGTCTCACAGAGAGGATTAATTGCTTTGGCTCAAGGATGCCTTGAGCTGGAATACTTGGCTGTCTATGTGTCTGATATTACAAATGCGTCCTTGGAATGTATGGGCACTTACTCAAAAAACCTATGCGACTTTCGGTTGGTCTTACTCGACAGAGAGGAAAGAATCACAGATTTGCCACTTGACAATGGCGTTCGATCTCTTTTAATGGGTTGCCATAAACTTAGGAGGTTTGCTCTGTATCTCCGGCCCGGAGGCCTCACTGATGTGGGTCTCAGTTACATAGGGCGGTATAGCCCAAATGTAAGATGGATGCTTCTTGGGTATGTTGGCGAGTCTGATGAAGGCCTTCTGGAGTTCTCAAGAGGGTGCCCTAGCTTGCAAAAGCTAGAAATGAGAGGCTGCTGTTTCAGTGAACGTGCACTGGCCATGGCTGCTCTGCGGTTGACTGCACTAAGGTATTTGTGGGTTCAAGGATATAGGGCATCCGGGAATGGTCGAGATCTCTTAATTATGGTGCGACCAAACTGGAATATCGAGTTGATACCTGCAAGACAAGTTTGTGTTGAGGACCAGGATGGTGGACAAATAATTGTTGAGCATCCAGCCCACATTCTAGCATATTATTCACTTGCAGGGCAAAGAACAGATTTTCCGCCTACCGTCAGGCCTTTGGACCCAAACATTCTTATTTAA